A region from the Desulfovibrio legallii genome encodes:
- the trsS gene encoding radical SAM (seleno)protein TrsS, with product MILRRTQSLCPVCLRRLDAAYVRPEAAPEAVLLEKTCPEHGLFRVPVWRDGGPRRQGAAGSALPVFETWTRPKSPSYPRAPRTPTVYGCPFDCGLCPEHAQHTCTGLLEVTLRCNLACPVCYADGGTATAPPDPDLACLAAQLDVLARASGPCNVQLSGGEPTVREDLPAIVALARARGFGLVQLNTNGLRLAEPGYAQRLQEAGLDSVYLQWDGVSEATFRTLRGRDCLEFKRAAVRACGAAGLGVVLVATVVRGVNDAELGDLLRLALALGPTVRGLHVQPAAFFGRYPWSLGAAPRCTLPEVMAALAAQAPELVNAAQFHPPGCENELCSCSAVYRRSADPDGRPGLQWLGQGGSCCTPAAAGASSAESAPAVSPKALPFVPPSAEEGARKAKQFVALHWKGAGAPAAAVAGQPAAAAPQIPAPHNPDAGRAALAQDSFSRFLAQAGVEQRFTLSSMAFQDALSLDVARVRGCCIHVLRPDGRMIPFCLHNLTAADGTRLYKVGP from the coding sequence GCCCCGGAAGCGGTGCTGCTGGAAAAGACCTGCCCGGAGCACGGCCTCTTCCGCGTGCCCGTCTGGCGGGACGGCGGGCCGCGCCGACAGGGCGCCGCAGGCAGCGCCCTGCCCGTCTTTGAAACCTGGACCAGGCCCAAGAGCCCCTCCTATCCGCGCGCGCCGCGCACGCCCACGGTCTACGGCTGCCCCTTTGACTGCGGCCTCTGCCCGGAGCACGCCCAGCACACCTGCACGGGCCTGCTGGAAGTGACCCTGCGCTGCAACCTGGCCTGCCCCGTGTGCTATGCCGACGGCGGCACGGCCACGGCCCCGCCGGACCCCGATCTGGCCTGTCTGGCCGCCCAGCTGGACGTGCTGGCTAGGGCCTCCGGCCCCTGCAACGTGCAGCTTTCCGGCGGCGAGCCCACCGTGCGGGAGGATCTGCCCGCCATCGTGGCCCTGGCCCGCGCGCGCGGCTTCGGCCTGGTGCAGCTCAACACCAACGGCCTGCGCCTGGCAGAACCAGGCTATGCCCAGCGCCTGCAGGAGGCGGGCCTGGATTCCGTTTACCTCCAGTGGGACGGCGTGAGCGAAGCAACCTTCCGCACCCTGCGCGGCCGGGACTGCCTGGAGTTCAAGCGCGCGGCCGTGCGGGCCTGCGGCGCGGCGGGCCTGGGCGTGGTGCTGGTGGCCACAGTGGTGCGCGGCGTCAACGATGCCGAGCTGGGCGACCTGCTGCGCCTGGCCCTGGCGCTGGGCCCCACGGTGCGCGGCCTGCACGTGCAGCCCGCGGCCTTTTTCGGCCGCTACCCCTGGTCCCTGGGCGCAGCCCCGCGCTGCACCCTGCCCGAAGTCATGGCTGCCCTGGCCGCCCAGGCCCCGGAGCTGGTCAACGCCGCGCAGTTCCATCCCCCTGGCTGCGAAAACGAGCTCTGCTCCTGCAGCGCCGTATACCGCCGCAGCGCCGACCCCGACGGCCGCCCCGGCCTGCAATGGCTGGGACAGGGCGGTTCCTGCTGCACGCCTGCTGCGGCGGGCGCTTCCTCCGCCGAGTCCGCCCCCGCCGTTTCGCCGAAGGCGCTGCCGTTCGTGCCCCCGTCAGCGGAGGAAGGCGCGCGCAAAGCCAAACAGTTCGTGGCCTTGCACTGGAAAGGGGCAGGAGCCCCGGCCGCCGCCGTTGCGGGCCAACCGGCTGCCGCCGCGCCGCAAATCCCCGCGCCGCACAACCCGGACGCGGGCCGCGCCGCCCTCGCGCAGGATTCCTTCAGCCGCTTCCTGGCCCAGGCTGGGGTGGAGCAGCGTTTCACGCTCTCCAGCATGGCCTTTCAGGACGCCCTCAGCCTGGATGTGGCCCGGGTGCGCGGCTGCTGCATCCACGTTCTGCGCCCCGACGGCCGCATGATCCCCTTCTGCCTGCACAACCTCACGGCGGCCGACGGCACGCGCCTCTACAAGGTGGGGCCGTGA
- a CDS encoding DVU_1553 family AMP-dependent CoA ligase, which produces MSNGPAPSLTPGGLPATACPLDAWLAAACGARSLAELPRALRAAQDSALRRQLAQARRSAFYGPRLAGLDPDALTADDLPRLPFTTPADLRRWEDFLCVSLGAVQRMVTLRTSGTTGAPKRLAFTRGDLDRTREFFAVGMRQLIRSGERLAVLLPGADRPDGVADVMRQALAPAVDVRTPPADLLAGASGPWAAAEGLARWLGAQRAHALIAMPGQLAALLHRFSQGGPPGLRGVLSSAEPLDPVLRHLLRTVWQCEVLDHYGLTETAYGGAVECPAHNGCHLRSLDLLVEIVDPCGTDVLPLGEEGEIVLTTLQREAMPLIRYRTGDLACLLPGPCACGSPLPRLGHVRGRLERRQGRVCVVRPQKGAGGE; this is translated from the coding sequence GTGAGCAACGGGCCCGCGCCGTCCCTGACCCCAGGCGGCCTCCCGGCTACGGCCTGTCCTCTGGACGCCTGGCTGGCCGCGGCTTGCGGCGCCCGCAGCCTGGCCGAGCTGCCCCGGGCCCTGCGCGCGGCCCAGGATAGCGCCCTGCGCCGTCAGCTGGCCCAGGCCCGGCGTTCGGCTTTTTACGGCCCACGCCTGGCGGGTCTGGATCCGGACGCGCTGACCGCGGACGATCTGCCCCGCCTGCCCTTCACCACCCCGGCGGATCTGCGGCGCTGGGAGGATTTTCTCTGTGTCTCGCTGGGCGCGGTGCAGCGCATGGTCACCCTGCGCACTTCAGGCACCACGGGCGCGCCCAAACGCCTGGCCTTCACCAGGGGCGATCTTGACCGCACGCGGGAATTTTTCGCCGTGGGCATGCGCCAGCTGATCCGGTCCGGGGAACGCCTGGCCGTGCTGCTGCCCGGCGCGGACCGCCCCGACGGCGTGGCCGACGTCATGCGGCAGGCCCTGGCCCCGGCTGTGGACGTGCGCACCCCGCCGGCAGACCTCCTGGCCGGGGCCTCCGGCCCCTGGGCGGCCGCCGAAGGCCTGGCCCGCTGGCTCGGCGCGCAACGCGCCCACGCCCTCATCGCCATGCCCGGCCAGCTTGCCGCCCTGCTGCACAGATTTTCGCAAGGCGGGCCGCCCGGCCTGCGCGGCGTGCTCTCCAGCGCCGAACCCCTGGACCCCGTGCTGCGCCATTTGCTGCGCACGGTCTGGCAGTGCGAGGTGCTGGACCACTACGGCCTTACGGAAACGGCTTACGGCGGCGCAGTGGAATGCCCGGCCCACAACGGCTGCCACCTCCGCTCCCTGGACCTTCTCGTGGAAATTGTGGACCCCTGCGGCACGGACGTCCTGCCCCTGGGCGAAGAAGGCGAAATCGTCCTCACCACCCTCCAGCGCGAGGCCATGCCCCTTATCCGCTACCGCACGGGCGACCTGGCCTGCCTGCTGCCCGGGCCCTGCGCCTGCGGCAGCCCCCTGCCTCGCCTGGGCCATGTGCGCGGCCGCCTGGAGCGCCGCCAGGGCCGCGTCTGCGTGGTGCGCCCCCAGAAAGGCGCTGGAGGGGAGTAG
- a CDS encoding glycerate kinase has translation MKIVIAPDSYKESLSAQQAAEAVAEGFRQVLPLARYVLLPMADGGEGTVDALIAATGGRKIPVAVTGPLGEEVEAFFGLSGDGQTAVVEMAAASGLALVPPAQRNPLRTTTYGTGQLIAAALESGARRLILGIGGSATTDGGAGMLQALGVRLLDAAGKDIAGTGAGLALLDRLDASGLDPRLARATLDVACDVDNPLCGPRGAAAVFGPQKGADQEMVARLDANLERFARILRRDLGADVAQLPGAGAAGGMGAAMLGVLRARLRPGVDIVMEAVNLEEAVRDADLVVTGEGRMDGQTAFGKTPVGVARVAKRHGCPVIGIAGCLLPDVTAVYSRGIDAVFSVLCRPCGLEDALREGAANLRFAARNIAALFALRG, from the coding sequence ATGAAGATCGTCATCGCGCCCGATTCCTACAAAGAAAGCCTCTCGGCCCAGCAGGCGGCGGAGGCTGTTGCCGAAGGCTTCCGTCAGGTTCTGCCTCTGGCCCGCTATGTGCTGCTGCCCATGGCCGACGGCGGCGAAGGCACGGTGGACGCCCTCATCGCCGCCACCGGGGGCCGCAAAATTCCCGTGGCCGTAACCGGACCCTTGGGAGAAGAAGTAGAGGCCTTTTTCGGCCTCAGCGGCGACGGCCAGACGGCCGTAGTGGAAATGGCCGCCGCCAGCGGTCTGGCCCTGGTGCCGCCCGCGCAGCGCAACCCCTTGCGCACCACTACCTACGGCACAGGGCAACTCATCGCCGCGGCCCTGGAAAGCGGCGCACGCCGTCTTATCCTGGGCATCGGCGGCAGCGCCACCACCGACGGCGGCGCGGGCATGCTCCAGGCCCTGGGCGTGCGCCTGCTGGACGCCGCAGGCAAAGACATAGCAGGCACGGGCGCGGGCCTGGCTCTTCTGGACCGACTGGACGCGAGCGGCCTGGACCCCCGTCTGGCCCGGGCGACTCTGGACGTGGCCTGCGATGTGGACAACCCCCTCTGCGGCCCACGCGGGGCCGCCGCCGTATTCGGCCCTCAGAAAGGCGCGGACCAGGAGATGGTGGCCCGGCTGGACGCCAACCTGGAGCGCTTTGCCCGCATCCTGCGCCGCGACCTGGGCGCGGACGTGGCCCAGCTGCCCGGCGCGGGCGCGGCCGGGGGCATGGGCGCGGCCATGCTGGGCGTGCTGCGCGCCCGCTTGCGCCCCGGCGTGGATATCGTCATGGAAGCCGTGAACCTGGAAGAAGCCGTGCGCGACGCGGATCTGGTCGTCACCGGCGAAGGCCGCATGGACGGCCAGACCGCGTTTGGCAAAACCCCCGTGGGCGTGGCCAGGGTGGCCAAACGCCACGGCTGCCCCGTCATCGGCATTGCCGGCTGCCTTCTGCCCGATGTGACCGCCGTGTACAGCCGCGGCATCGACGCCGTGTTCAGCGTCCTCTGCCGCCCCTGCGGCCTGGAGGACGCCCTGCGCGAAGGCGCGGCCAACCTGCGCTTCGCCGCGCGCAACATCGCCGCGCTCTTTGCCCTGCGGGGGTAA
- a CDS encoding DVU_1551 family NTP transferase produces the protein MKETELAARGLILAAGEASRMGRVKALLPLPLAGEAGREGGAASPLALLAATFRQAGVADVTVVTGRHAASVEPAARTLGLAVARNPAPEQGMFSSVQTGLRALLAAGGAGPVLVIPVDVPLVRPLTLRALLTAAAQSPEAVHLPTFAGKEGHPPCIPAAALPALAAYAGPDGLRGALAALPCRRVPVPDAAMLEDMDTPQDYARLRALAPLRAALSPEETWELLRLRAVPEKGLRHARAVGQVACALAEALLAARRAAPTAGAALRPDLALAGGLAHDIAKGQARHEAAGAALLESLDLPDLAALVRDHRDLSLPDAQPVTERELVYLADKYCWGGQFVPVAQRFGQKLEAFAGDAAACAAIRGRLGRAQALEARLARELGRAPAAIAQETLARLGKAMPGCGGAAGPATEGSGRAEASAQAFGAARDKTAGENRA, from the coding sequence ATGAAAGAAACTGAACTGGCGGCGCGGGGCCTCATCCTGGCCGCGGGCGAGGCCAGCCGCATGGGGCGGGTCAAGGCGCTTTTGCCCTTGCCGCTGGCTGGAGAGGCGGGGCGAGAAGGCGGCGCAGCGAGTCCCCTGGCCCTGCTGGCCGCAACCTTCCGCCAGGCGGGCGTTGCGGATGTCACCGTGGTCACGGGCCGACACGCGGCTAGCGTGGAGCCCGCCGCCCGAACCCTGGGCCTGGCCGTGGCGCGCAACCCCGCGCCGGAACAAGGCATGTTCTCTTCCGTACAGACGGGCCTGCGGGCCTTGCTGGCCGCAGGGGGCGCGGGCCCTGTCCTGGTCATCCCTGTGGACGTGCCCCTGGTGCGGCCCCTGACCCTGCGGGCCCTGCTGACCGCCGCCGCCCAGAGCCCGGAGGCCGTGCACCTGCCCACTTTTGCCGGGAAGGAGGGGCATCCGCCTTGCATTCCCGCCGCCGCGCTGCCCGCGCTGGCGGCCTATGCGGGGCCGGACGGCCTGCGCGGCGCGTTGGCCGCCCTGCCGTGCCGCCGCGTGCCCGTGCCCGACGCCGCCATGCTGGAAGATATGGACACCCCCCAGGACTACGCCCGCCTGCGGGCGCTGGCCCCCCTGCGCGCGGCCCTGAGCCCGGAGGAAACCTGGGAGCTGCTGCGGCTGCGCGCCGTGCCGGAAAAAGGCCTGCGCCACGCCCGCGCTGTGGGGCAGGTGGCCTGCGCCCTGGCCGAGGCTTTGCTGGCCGCCCGCAGGGCTGCGCCCACTGCGGGCGCAGCCCTGCGCCCGGACCTGGCCCTGGCCGGCGGCCTGGCGCACGACATAGCCAAAGGCCAGGCCCGTCACGAAGCCGCCGGGGCCGCTTTGCTGGAATCCCTGGACCTGCCGGACCTGGCTGCCCTGGTGCGGGACCACCGCGACCTGAGCCTGCCCGACGCCCAGCCCGTAACGGAGCGGGAACTGGTCTATCTGGCGGACAAATATTGCTGGGGCGGGCAATTTGTGCCCGTAGCGCAACGTTTTGGTCAGAAGCTGGAGGCCTTTGCCGGGGATGCTGCGGCCTGCGCGGCCATCCGGGGCCGGCTGGGCCGCGCCCAGGCCCTGGAAGCCAGACTGGCCCGTGAGCTGGGCCGCGCCCCGGCGGCCATTGCGCAGGAGACGCTGGCGAGGTTGGGGAAGGCCATGCCCGGCTGCGGCGGAGCGGCAGGGCCCGCAACGGAGGGCAGCGGCCGCGCGGAGGCCTCTGCACAGGCTTTCGGCGCGGCGCGGGACAAAACAGCCGGGGAGAACCGGGCATGA
- a CDS encoding histidine phosphatase family protein, with protein sequence MSASGAGGVWLARHGALPPNPERRMVGARDIPLSPLGRAQAAALGRELPPALARSLRAVICSDLRRCRESAALLMAAAVWPAGPPPLHPEPDLREICLGAWEGLTQAEIAARFPGAWEARGARMAGYAPPDGESFAQVQARALRALRRWRKRCPEGPLLLVSHAGVIRCLLAHYLALPLGELMRIPQHYACRVFLPEW encoded by the coding sequence ATGAGCGCCTCCGGCGCGGGCGGCGTCTGGCTGGCGCGCCACGGCGCCCTGCCCCCCAATCCGGAACGGCGCATGGTGGGCGCGCGCGACATTCCCCTGAGCCCCTTGGGCCGGGCGCAGGCTGCGGCCCTGGGGCGCGAATTGCCGCCCGCCCTGGCGCGATCCCTGCGGGCCGTAATTTGCTCGGATTTGCGGCGTTGCCGCGAAAGCGCGGCTTTGCTCATGGCGGCCGCCGTCTGGCCCGCCGGGCCGCCGCCCTTGCATCCGGAACCGGATTTGCGGGAAATCTGCCTGGGCGCCTGGGAAGGCCTTACCCAGGCCGAAATTGCCGCCCGCTTCCCCGGCGCGTGGGAAGCCCGCGGGGCCCGGATGGCCGGTTACGCGCCCCCCGACGGGGAGAGCTTCGCCCAGGTGCAGGCCCGCGCCCTCAGGGCCCTGCGCCGCTGGCGCAAGCGCTGCCCTGAAGGGCCGTTGCTGCTGGTCAGCCACGCCGGGGTCATCCGCTGCCTGCTCGCCCACTATCTGGCCCTGCCCCTGGGCGAACTTATGCGCATTCCGCAGCACTATGCCTGCCGCGTCTTTCTGCCGGAGTGGTAA
- a CDS encoding Hpt domain-containing protein — translation MSEEVLDWKDGVARVLNKRELYTRLLGKFIENEKDTPAKVAAALKNGQTEEARMLVHSTKGAAANLGAKALAAAALDLEMAIKAGADPQRVLNHFDAAVMDTLVTMHAFITQ, via the coding sequence ATGAGCGAGGAAGTGCTGGATTGGAAGGACGGTGTGGCCCGCGTGCTTAACAAGCGCGAGCTGTACACGCGCCTGTTGGGCAAATTTATTGAAAACGAAAAAGACACCCCGGCCAAGGTGGCGGCGGCCCTGAAGAACGGCCAGACCGAGGAAGCCCGCATGCTGGTGCACAGCACCAAGGGCGCGGCGGCCAACCTGGGGGCCAAGGCCCTGGCGGCGGCGGCCCTGGATCTGGAAATGGCCATCAAGGCCGGGGCCGACCCCCAGCGCGTCCTGAACCATTTCGACGCCGCAGTCATGGACACCCTGGTGACCATGCACGCCTTCATCACGCAATAG
- a CDS encoding methyl-accepting chemotaxis protein: MRLTTKLVLSFAGIIALLLLMSGVSFKSVSGMNASVTSVDTDIMPSVVAVQGMQVNFWSIRSNLSAMLLARDVSRVGEYEKRMTDILAQIKKGGESFLDTLDAFPPQEAANAKALLDKINATSDKMGVARKKLTDVARSGDFDGAYRMFADQYRPLFNEMIPVYAEIVAQTTGSTKKLVERAVSAGNSAKITAVVLSLAAIAISIVITWLLTRSVGAQLGKDPGELQQIAQRVVQGDYNVDDGSAKRGVYAAIVEMVHALKEHIEQARLESEKAREQSEKATEAMRRAEAAGADAQAKTEAMLHAATQLEQVAQVVSSASTQLSAQIEQSDRSAHETSQRLGEAATAMNEMNATVQEVAKNAGAASSASAETKAKAEAGASIVQNSLESINAVHQVSLELKDDMTELNEHAQAINRIMGVISDIADQTNLLALNAAIEAARAGEAGRGFAVVADEVRKLAEKTMASTNDVGSAIKSIQESTAKSLDSMDKAVEQVNRATDYANQSGTALQEIVTTVESTADQVNAIATASEEQSAASEEINHTITQVNDMSQQTAEAMSEAAKAVSDLAAQAQRLTELIAGMRQG, from the coding sequence ATGCGGTTAACAACAAAACTGGTGCTGTCTTTTGCTGGGATTATCGCTCTGCTGCTGCTCATGTCCGGCGTTTCCTTCAAAAGCGTTTCCGGCATGAACGCCAGCGTGACTTCAGTGGATACGGACATCATGCCTTCTGTAGTGGCAGTGCAGGGCATGCAGGTGAACTTCTGGTCCATCCGGTCAAACCTTTCCGCCATGCTGCTGGCGCGGGACGTGAGCCGGGTGGGCGAATACGAGAAGCGCATGACGGACATCCTGGCCCAGATCAAAAAGGGGGGTGAATCCTTCCTGGATACCCTGGACGCCTTCCCCCCGCAGGAAGCGGCCAATGCCAAAGCCCTGCTGGACAAAATCAACGCCACGTCCGACAAAATGGGCGTTGCGCGCAAAAAGCTGACCGACGTGGCCAGAAGCGGAGATTTTGACGGCGCTTACAGAATGTTTGCCGACCAGTACCGCCCCCTCTTCAATGAAATGATCCCGGTGTATGCTGAAATAGTGGCCCAGACCACGGGCAGCACCAAAAAACTGGTGGAAAGGGCCGTCAGCGCGGGCAACAGCGCCAAGATCACGGCCGTGGTTCTGTCTCTGGCGGCCATCGCCATCAGCATTGTGATCACCTGGCTGTTGACCAGAAGCGTGGGCGCGCAGCTGGGCAAAGACCCCGGCGAGCTCCAGCAGATCGCCCAGCGCGTGGTGCAGGGCGACTATAACGTGGACGACGGCAGCGCCAAACGCGGCGTGTACGCCGCCATTGTAGAGATGGTCCACGCCCTGAAGGAGCATATTGAGCAGGCCCGGCTGGAATCGGAAAAGGCCCGGGAGCAGTCCGAAAAAGCCACGGAGGCCATGCGCCGGGCCGAGGCCGCCGGGGCCGATGCCCAGGCCAAGACCGAAGCCATGCTCCACGCCGCCACGCAGCTGGAACAGGTGGCCCAGGTGGTGAGCTCCGCCTCCACCCAGCTTTCCGCCCAGATTGAGCAATCCGACCGCAGTGCGCACGAAACTTCCCAGCGTCTGGGCGAAGCCGCCACGGCCATGAACGAAATGAACGCCACCGTGCAGGAAGTGGCCAAAAATGCGGGCGCGGCCTCCAGCGCCTCGGCCGAAACCAAGGCCAAGGCCGAAGCGGGCGCGTCCATTGTCCAGAATTCGCTGGAAAGCATCAATGCCGTGCACCAGGTTTCCCTGGAGCTCAAGGACGACATGACGGAACTCAACGAGCACGCCCAGGCCATCAACCGCATCATGGGCGTCATCTCGGACATTGCGGACCAGACCAACCTGCTGGCCCTGAACGCCGCCATTGAGGCCGCCCGCGCAGGCGAGGCCGGACGCGGCTTTGCCGTGGTGGCCGACGAAGTGCGCAAGCTGGCCGAAAAAACCATGGCCTCCACCAACGACGTGGGCAGCGCCATCAAATCCATCCAGGAAAGCACGGCCAAGAGCCTGGACAGCATGGACAAAGCCGTGGAGCAGGTTAACCGCGCTACGGACTACGCCAACCAGTCCGGCACGGCCCTGCAGGAAATTGTCACCACTGTGGAATCCACGGCGGATCAGGTCAACGCCATCGCCACGGCCAGTGAGGAACAGTCCGCCGCCAGCGAGGAAATCAACCACACCATCACCCAGGTCAACGACATGTCCCAGCAGACCGCCGAAGCCATGAGCGAAGCCGCCAAGGCCGTGAGCGATCTGGCCGCCCAGGCCCAGCGCCTGACGGAGCTCATTGCCGGCATGCGCCAGGGCTAG